One genomic window of Candidatus Kuenenia stuttgartiensis includes the following:
- a CDS encoding DUF883 family protein, which translates to MADNQTTEKAGDILKIDEALGLLDRELKGKSGEINRLISEKYSNLKEIMSGATHTGREAIEKTCHTLEEAVKRGEEKTKEIGMEIDRKVHANPWLAVGIAAVSGFLLCYIIEAGKRSK; encoded by the coding sequence ATGGCGGATAACCAAACTACAGAAAAAGCGGGAGACATATTAAAAATTGACGAAGCGCTTGGATTGCTGGATAGAGAATTAAAAGGAAAGAGCGGTGAGATTAATCGGTTGATTAGTGAAAAATATTCAAATCTCAAAGAGATTATGAGTGGAGCAACACACACGGGCAGGGAAGCGATAGAAAAAACATGTCATACTTTGGAAGAGGCTGTTAAGAGAGGAGAGGAGAAAACGAAAGAAATAGGGATGGAAATTGATCGAAAAGTTCATGCTAATCCATGGTTGGCGGTAGGCATTGCTGCCGTTAGTGGTTTCCTCTTATGCTATATCATAGAAGCAGGCAAACGTTCAAAGTGA
- a CDS encoding lmo0937 family membrane protein, with protein sequence MLLVIAAVLIILWILGLVTSTTLSGFVHILLVIAIVVIVINIIRGRRRP encoded by the coding sequence ATGCTTTTAGTTATAGCTGCTGTGTTGATCATATTGTGGATTCTGGGTCTGGTCACTTCCACCACCCTGAGCGGTTTCGTTCACATTCTTCTGGTGATCGCAATCGTGGTCATCGTGATTAATATCATTCGCGGACGAAGACGTCCGTGA